From Pseudomonas sp. FP2335, the proteins below share one genomic window:
- a CDS encoding YebG family protein, with product MAVEVVYRSSRDLERLFMDKAEADRHDKMLELAELLAEVLQKAVPSLSEQQVEEAGIYMAKNRDVFAKAFKSQPDALSELLNPAAE from the coding sequence ATGGCCGTCGAAGTGGTATACCGCAGCAGCCGAGATCTGGAGCGTTTGTTCATGGATAAAGCCGAAGCTGACCGTCATGACAAGATGCTTGAACTCGCTGAGTTGCTCGCAGAAGTGTTGCAAAAAGCCGTGCCGTCGTTGAGCGAGCAGCAGGTTGAGGAAGCCGGGATCTACATGGCGAAGAACCGCGATGTGTTTGCCAAGGCGTTCAAGAGCCAACCGGATGCACTGTCCGAGTTGCTGAACCCGGCGGCGGAATAA
- a CDS encoding phosphate-starvation-inducible protein PsiE, with translation MKINWAERLRQNVHGLAESLGNLFVESFHYLALFAIGAVTAWAAVMEFLGMLENGHIKIDDILLLFIYLELGAMVGIYFKTNHMPVRFLIYVAITALTRLLISNVSHHNPPDVGIIYLCGGILLLAFSILVVRYASSAFPSVKVEGPRRKGEASLETEKGEL, from the coding sequence GTGAAAATCAACTGGGCCGAAAGGCTGCGCCAGAACGTGCATGGGCTGGCGGAATCCCTGGGTAATCTGTTTGTGGAGTCGTTCCACTACCTGGCGTTGTTCGCCATTGGTGCGGTGACGGCCTGGGCGGCGGTGATGGAATTTCTGGGGATGCTGGAGAACGGGCATATCAAGATCGATGACATCTTGCTGCTGTTCATCTACCTGGAATTGGGCGCGATGGTCGGGATTTACTTCAAGACCAACCACATGCCCGTGCGCTTCCTGATCTACGTGGCGATCACCGCGCTGACGCGCCTGTTGATCTCCAACGTGTCCCACCACAACCCGCCAGACGTAGGCATCATCTACCTGTGCGGTGGGATTCTGCTGTTGGCCTTCTCGATTCTGGTGGTGCGCTACGCCTCGTCGGCGTTCCCTTCGGTGAAAGTCGAAGGCCCGCGTCGCAAGGGCGAGGCGAGCCTGGAGACCGAGAAGGGTGAGCTTTAA
- a CDS encoding DUF3509 domain-containing protein, with protein MDNPFQIITDTFTPEYRVNLSIQRLDGSIMLTLSNEAGVVAKRMISAEQRNDPQRLKRLVQSIQFGIAIEQGHSAMEILAVMTDGDHKLLQRPPSRALPFSVGL; from the coding sequence ATGGACAATCCTTTTCAGATCATCACTGACACCTTCACACCGGAATACCGCGTCAACCTGAGCATCCAGCGGCTGGATGGCAGCATCATGCTCACCCTCTCCAACGAGGCGGGCGTGGTGGCCAAGCGCATGATCAGCGCCGAACAACGCAACGATCCACAGCGCCTTAAACGCCTGGTGCAAAGCATCCAATTCGGCATCGCCATCGAGCAGGGCCACAGCGCCATGGAGATCCTGGCGGTGATGACGGATGGCGATCACAAACTGTTGCAGCGACCACCCAGCCGCGCCCTGCCCTTCAGCGTCGGGCTTTAA
- a CDS encoding serine/threonine transporter: protein MTDVRTPAAENPVIETTVSKGWTKHDTTWMLGLYGTAIGAGTLFLPINAGVGGFWPLIVLALLAFPMTFFAHRGLTRFVLSGKSGDITEVVEEHFGVGAGKLITLLYFFAIFPILLVYSVALTNTLSSFMEHQLHMAPPPRAILSLVLILGLMAIVRCGQGVIVKAMSVLVYPFVAALLLLAFSLIPNWNGAFFASASEGMPLPLFFKTLWLAIPVMVFSFNHSPIISAFAVDQKRVYGPQAERKSSGILATAHGMMVLTVMFFCFSCVLALSPADLAAAKAQNISILSYLANHFQTPVIAYAAPLIALVAITKSFLGHYIGASEGFQGLIVKSLRGRNRSMSAKWLERSTALFMVLTCWAVATFNPSILGMIETMGGPIIACLLFLMPMYAIRRVPSLRQYSGQVSNVFVVVLGLIALSAIVFSVLP from the coding sequence ATGACCGATGTACGTACACCTGCTGCCGAAAATCCTGTAATTGAAACAACCGTGAGCAAAGGCTGGACCAAACACGACACCACCTGGATGCTCGGCCTCTACGGCACCGCCATCGGTGCCGGCACGCTGTTCCTGCCGATCAACGCCGGCGTGGGCGGCTTCTGGCCGCTGATCGTGCTGGCGTTGCTGGCTTTCCCGATGACTTTCTTCGCCCACCGTGGGCTGACGCGCTTTGTGCTGTCGGGCAAATCCGGCGACATCACCGAAGTGGTCGAAGAACATTTCGGCGTCGGCGCGGGCAAGCTGATCACCCTGCTGTATTTCTTTGCGATCTTCCCGATCCTGCTGGTGTACAGCGTGGCGCTGACCAACACGCTGAGCAGCTTCATGGAACACCAACTGCACATGGCCCCGCCGCCCCGGGCGATCCTGTCGCTGGTGCTGATCCTCGGCCTGATGGCGATTGTGCGTTGCGGCCAGGGCGTGATCGTCAAGGCCATGAGCGTGCTGGTGTATCCGTTCGTCGCCGCCCTGTTGTTGCTGGCATTCAGCCTGATCCCCAACTGGAACGGCGCATTCTTCGCCTCAGCCAGTGAGGGCATGCCCCTGCCGCTGTTCTTCAAGACCCTGTGGCTGGCGATTCCGGTGATGGTGTTTTCCTTCAACCACTCGCCGATCATCTCCGCGTTCGCCGTCGACCAGAAACGCGTGTATGGCCCGCAGGCCGAGCGCAAAAGCAGCGGCATCCTCGCCACCGCCCACGGCATGATGGTGCTGACGGTGATGTTCTTCTGCTTTAGCTGCGTGCTGGCCCTGTCGCCGGCCGACCTGGCGGCCGCCAAGGCGCAGAACATCTCGATCCTGTCGTACCTGGCCAACCACTTCCAGACCCCGGTGATCGCCTATGCCGCGCCGTTGATCGCGCTGGTGGCCATCACCAAATCGTTCCTCGGCCACTACATCGGCGCCAGCGAAGGTTTTCAAGGTTTGATCGTCAAATCATTGCGCGGGCGTAACCGTTCGATGTCGGCCAAATGGCTGGAACGCAGCACCGCGCTGTTCATGGTGCTGACCTGCTGGGCCGTGGCCACCTTCAACCCGAGCATCCTGGGCATGATCGAAACCATGGGCGGGCCGATCATCGCGTGCCTGCTGTTCCTGATGCCGATGTATGCGATTCGCCGCGTGCCATCGCTGCGCCAGTATTCGGGCCAGGTGTCGAATGTGTTTGTGGTCGTACTCGGCCTGATTGCGCTGTCTGCGATCGTTTTCTCGGTACTGCCCTGA
- a CDS encoding L-serine ammonia-lyase — MAISVFDLFKVGIGPSSSHTVGPMRAAATFAQALLDHHLLSDTRRVEVRLYGSLSATGIGHATDRACVMGLMGEWPDRVDPTSINARIQHLRESGRLLLAGQQEIAFNWQSDLLLLDESLPYHPNAMSLHAYGDNGLLSEQTYYSVGGGFIIEAAEAESGLAPTSDVQLPYDFSSAVELLALCNKHGLRVSELMMANERAWRSDEQIRSGLLHIWSVMRECVEQGLRDEGILPGGLDVPRRAAKLHRSLLEIGKPNVITSTLSAMEWVNLFALAVNEENAAGGRMVTAPTNGAAGIIPAVLHYYMKFNADASDDDVVNFFLAAAAVGILCKKNASISGAEVGCQGEVGSACAMAAAGLADVLGATPEQLENAAEIGLEHNLGLTCDPVGGLVQVPCIERNAIAAVKAINATQMALRGDGKHFISLDRVIRTMRDTGADMHDKYKETSRGGLAVSWVEC; from the coding sequence ATGGCTATCAGTGTTTTTGATCTATTCAAGGTGGGCATCGGCCCGTCCAGCTCCCACACCGTTGGCCCGATGCGTGCGGCGGCGACCTTCGCCCAGGCACTGCTCGACCACCATCTGCTGAGCGACACCCGCCGCGTCGAAGTGCGCCTGTACGGCTCACTGTCCGCCACAGGTATCGGCCATGCCACCGACCGCGCCTGTGTGATGGGCTTGATGGGCGAGTGGCCCGATCGCGTCGATCCCACGTCGATCAATGCACGTATCCAGCACCTGCGCGAGTCCGGTCGACTGCTGCTCGCAGGCCAACAGGAAATTGCCTTCAACTGGCAAAGTGATCTCCTGCTGCTGGACGAAAGCCTGCCCTACCACCCCAACGCCATGTCCCTGCACGCCTATGGCGACAACGGCCTGTTGAGCGAACAAACCTACTACTCGGTGGGCGGCGGTTTCATTATCGAAGCGGCTGAGGCCGAATCGGGCCTTGCGCCGACCAGCGATGTGCAATTGCCCTACGACTTTTCCAGCGCCGTCGAACTGCTGGCGCTGTGCAACAAGCACGGCCTGCGGGTTTCCGAGCTGATGATGGCCAACGAACGCGCATGGCGAAGCGATGAGCAGATCCGCAGCGGCCTGCTGCATATCTGGTCGGTGATGCGCGAATGCGTGGAACAAGGGCTGCGCGATGAAGGCATCTTGCCAGGCGGCCTGGATGTTCCGCGCCGAGCGGCGAAATTGCACCGCAGCCTGTTGGAAATCGGCAAACCGAATGTGATCACGTCGACCTTGTCGGCGATGGAATGGGTCAACCTGTTCGCCCTCGCCGTCAACGAAGAAAACGCCGCCGGCGGGCGCATGGTCACCGCGCCGACCAATGGCGCGGCGGGGATCATCCCGGCGGTGCTGCATTACTACATGAAGTTCAATGCCGATGCGTCCGACGACGACGTGGTGAATTTCTTCCTGGCGGCCGCCGCTGTCGGCATTTTGTGCAAGAAAAACGCCTCGATCTCCGGCGCCGAAGTCGGCTGCCAGGGCGAAGTCGGTTCAGCCTGCGCCATGGCCGCGGCCGGCTTGGCCGATGTCCTCGGCGCCACGCCCGAACAGCTGGAAAACGCTGCCGAGATCGGCCTGGAACACAACCTTGGCCTGACCTGCGACCCCGTCGGCGGGCTGGTCCAGGTGCCGTGCATCGAACGCAATGCGATTGCCGCCGTCAAGGCGATCAACGCCACGCAGATGGCCCTGCGCGGCGACGGCAAACACTTCATTTCCCTCGACCGGGTGATCCGCACCATGCGCGATACCGGCGCCGATATGCATGACAAATACAAAGAAACTTCACGGGGCGGCCTGGCCGTGAGCTGGGTGGAATGCTGA
- a CDS encoding LysR substrate-binding domain-containing protein, which translates to MTRPLHGQTYVWLHVFSCAARHLSFTRCAEELHITPGAVSQQIRQLEERLGFRLFHRRARGVELSAEGQRLAATVGEAYGSIDAELQRLDAGMISGTLRLRSIPSFLGKWLTPRLPRLQQRFPDIQLRMVAEDSSIALHEGDFDLAIDLNDGSYPGLLSTALLDEQIFPVCAPSLLRGRPPLHGPADLVHFPLLHDITAWRGSYEYAEWEFYLNAIGYHEADVRRGHTFNRNHLTIEAAIAGMGVAIARRTLLNDELERGTLIVPFGLAVPNHKRYVLLYAPGALNHPGVRAVHDWLVEEAGIFRGLHPLGEGQL; encoded by the coding sequence ATGACCCGTCCCCTCCATGGCCAGACTTATGTCTGGCTGCACGTGTTTTCCTGCGCGGCACGACACTTGTCGTTCACCCGTTGCGCCGAAGAACTGCACATCACACCGGGGGCGGTGAGCCAGCAGATTCGCCAGCTGGAGGAGCGTTTGGGGTTTCGGCTGTTCCATCGCCGTGCACGCGGGGTAGAGCTCAGCGCCGAGGGGCAACGGCTGGCGGCGACGGTGGGGGAGGCCTACGGCAGCATCGATGCGGAATTGCAGCGGCTGGACGCAGGAATGATCAGCGGCACCTTGCGCCTGCGGTCGATCCCGTCGTTCCTGGGCAAATGGCTGACCCCGCGTCTGCCGCGCTTGCAGCAACGGTTCCCGGACATTCAGCTGCGCATGGTCGCCGAAGACAGCAGCATCGCCTTGCATGAGGGCGACTTCGACCTGGCTATCGACCTGAACGACGGCAGCTACCCCGGCCTGTTATCCACAGCCCTGCTGGATGAGCAGATTTTCCCGGTGTGCGCGCCAAGCCTGCTGCGCGGGCGCCCGCCGTTGCATGGCCCGGCCGACCTGGTGCATTTCCCGCTGCTGCACGACATCACCGCCTGGCGTGGGAGTTATGAATACGCCGAGTGGGAGTTTTACCTGAATGCCATCGGTTATCACGAAGCCGATGTGCGCCGCGGCCACACGTTCAACCGCAACCACCTGACCATCGAAGCCGCCATCGCCGGCATGGGCGTGGCCATCGCACGCCGCACCTTGCTCAACGATGAGCTGGAACGCGGCACCTTGATCGTGCCGTTCGGCCTGGCGGTGCCCAACCATAAACGTTACGTGCTGCTGTATGCGCCGGGCGCGCTGAACCATCCGGGCGTGCGGGCGGTGCATGACTGGCTGGTGGAGGAGGCAGGGATTTTTCGCGGATTGCACCCGTTGGGCGAGGGGCAATTGTGA
- a CDS encoding HPF/RaiA family ribosome-associated protein: MQIQVNSDNHIESSIRLEEWVRTTIESTLERYEEDLTRVEVYLRDENGDKPGPHDLSCRLEARPKGHQPLSVLHKADTLEQAIDGAATKLDHALEHLFGRLQGKPRAAGKSLSDTKVNEDELEQEFLEKERAVFNS; this comes from the coding sequence ATGCAAATCCAAGTCAATAGCGATAACCATATTGAAAGCAGCATCCGACTGGAGGAGTGGGTACGTACTACCATTGAGAGCACGCTCGAACGATACGAAGAAGACCTGACCCGCGTTGAGGTCTACCTGCGCGATGAGAACGGCGACAAGCCCGGTCCCCATGATTTGAGCTGCCGTCTGGAAGCACGGCCAAAGGGCCATCAGCCGCTCTCGGTACTGCACAAGGCCGATACCCTGGAACAGGCGATCGACGGTGCGGCGACCAAGCTGGACCACGCGTTGGAACATCTGTTTGGCCGACTGCAAGGCAAGCCACGCGCTGCCGGTAAAAGTTTGTCGGATACCAAAGTCAATGAAGATGAGCTTGAACAGGAGTTTCTGGAAAAAGAACGTGCCGTATTTAACAGCTGA
- a CDS encoding MFS transporter, whose amino-acid sequence MPAATLSATQPTHTARNGLALTAVCLVALMFGLEISSVPIILPTLEQQLGTGFQDAQWIMNAYTLACTSVLMAAGTLADCFGRRRMLVLCLWLFGLASLACGLADDASTLIAARFVQGVGAGAMMICQFAILSHQFREPAARARAFAVWGVIAGVGLGFGPMVGALILAVADWRWVFLVHVPLTLLTLGLLHISVQESRDPAGNRLDIAGMLTLTLSVFSLVYFITQGSEYGFGTPAMLGWAGLALVGLMLFIFIERRSAHPMFDFSVFRIRRFNGALMGSIGMNFSFWPFMIYLPLYFQAGLGYDTLTTGGALLAYTLPTLLVPPLAERLALRYGAERIIPQGLGLMGVGFLSMAAVNLAARPSIVLVLISCVMAGVGLALTNSPTTNTTTGSVSADRAGMASGIDLSARLITLALNIALMGLVLLLGISDQLAALLPASTLTQWPAISQNIAAGKLTASSVLAATDAQAALRQGAGWAMLFAGAGAAGLAVLSRYFFRRLG is encoded by the coding sequence ATGCCCGCCGCCACGTTATCGGCCACTCAACCAACCCACACCGCCAGGAACGGCCTCGCTTTAACCGCCGTCTGCCTGGTGGCCCTGATGTTCGGCCTGGAGATTTCCAGCGTGCCGATCATCCTGCCCACCCTCGAACAACAATTGGGCACCGGCTTCCAGGACGCCCAATGGATCATGAACGCCTACACCCTGGCATGCACCAGCGTGTTGATGGCAGCCGGTACCCTGGCCGATTGCTTTGGTCGGCGGCGCATGTTGGTGCTGTGCCTGTGGCTGTTTGGCCTGGCCTCGCTGGCGTGTGGCCTGGCTGACGACGCCTCCACGCTGATCGCGGCACGTTTCGTACAGGGCGTGGGCGCCGGGGCGATGATGATCTGTCAGTTCGCGATTCTGTCGCACCAGTTCCGCGAGCCAGCGGCGCGCGCACGGGCCTTTGCGGTATGGGGCGTGATCGCGGGTGTGGGGTTGGGCTTCGGGCCGATGGTCGGGGCGTTGATCCTGGCGGTGGCGGACTGGCGCTGGGTGTTTCTCGTACACGTGCCGCTGACCTTGCTGACGCTAGGATTGCTGCACATCAGCGTGCAAGAATCCCGCGACCCGGCCGGAAACCGCCTCGATATCGCCGGCATGTTGACCCTGACGTTGTCGGTGTTTTCGCTGGTGTACTTCATCACCCAGGGCAGCGAATACGGTTTCGGCACACCGGCCATGCTCGGTTGGGCGGGCTTGGCGTTGGTCGGCCTGATGCTGTTCATATTTATCGAGAGGCGCAGCGCCCACCCGATGTTTGATTTCTCGGTGTTTCGCATCCGCCGCTTCAACGGTGCGCTGATGGGTTCCATCGGCATGAACTTCAGCTTCTGGCCGTTCATGATTTACCTGCCGCTCTACTTCCAGGCTGGCCTGGGCTACGACACCCTGACCACCGGCGGCGCCCTGCTCGCCTACACCTTGCCGACCTTGCTGGTGCCGCCACTGGCCGAACGCCTGGCCCTGCGCTACGGCGCCGAACGCATCATCCCCCAGGGGCTGGGCCTGATGGGCGTAGGCTTCTTGAGCATGGCCGCCGTCAACCTTGCCGCACGACCCAGCATCGTGCTGGTGCTGATCAGTTGCGTGATGGCCGGCGTGGGCCTGGCGCTGACCAACTCGCCGACCACCAACACCACCACCGGCTCCGTGTCGGCAGACCGCGCGGGAATGGCCTCGGGCATCGACCTCAGTGCGCGGTTGATTACCCTGGCGCTCAACATTGCGTTGATGGGGTTGGTATTGCTACTGGGGATCAGCGATCAACTGGCCGCACTCTTGCCCGCCAGTACGCTGACGCAGTGGCCGGCCATCAGCCAGAACATTGCAGCGGGCAAGCTCACCGCCTCAAGCGTACTTGCGGCCACCGACGCCCAGGCGGCGCTGCGTCAGGGCGCTGGCTGGGCGATGCTCTTCGCAGGGGCGGGCGCCGCCGGGCTGGCAGTGTTGAGCCGGTATTTTTTCCGACGTCTGGGGTAA
- a CDS encoding LysR family transcriptional regulator has translation MSIPRFDGVELFLQVVESGNLTEAAERLNLTRSAVGKGLARLEARLGTRLLQRSTRRQHLTEDGQAYYEHCLRAVAELEAAESVLESGRQQPRGRLRASVPLAFGHHYAAPALWGLMDVYPELEIEISFADRMIDLVQEGFDLAVRIGPLPDTDRLSARRLGEQSVGLAASPAYLQRVGRIESIDDLAGHRGIAYRTNTPHRSRVVSPLVLDDLQAVADAAIAGVGLAWLPSWLIAHYVLRGRLEAVLPGYREQPSPIHVIWPTAPHMPAKTRCAIDALVAATPSCLAGS, from the coding sequence ATGTCTATCCCACGTTTTGATGGCGTTGAGCTCTTTCTGCAAGTGGTGGAAAGCGGCAACCTGACCGAGGCGGCCGAACGCCTGAACCTCACGCGCTCGGCCGTCGGCAAAGGTCTGGCGCGGCTGGAAGCCCGCTTGGGCACACGCTTGTTGCAGCGTTCTACCCGGCGTCAGCATCTGACCGAGGATGGGCAGGCGTACTACGAGCATTGCCTACGTGCAGTGGCGGAACTCGAGGCGGCCGAATCGGTGCTGGAAAGCGGGCGCCAGCAGCCGCGCGGACGCTTGAGGGCAAGCGTGCCACTGGCATTCGGGCATCACTATGCGGCGCCTGCGTTGTGGGGGCTGATGGATGTTTACCCGGAGTTGGAGATCGAGATCAGTTTTGCCGACCGCATGATCGATCTGGTGCAGGAAGGCTTTGACCTCGCCGTGCGGATCGGCCCGCTGCCCGACACCGACCGCCTGAGTGCGCGCCGGCTGGGCGAACAATCGGTGGGCCTGGCGGCGTCACCGGCGTACCTGCAGCGCGTAGGACGAATTGAATCTATCGATGATCTGGCAGGCCATCGCGGCATCGCCTACAGAACCAACACCCCGCATCGTTCGAGAGTGGTTTCGCCGTTGGTGCTGGACGACCTCCAGGCCGTGGCCGATGCCGCCATCGCGGGCGTTGGCCTGGCCTGGTTGCCGAGTTGGTTGATCGCGCATTACGTACTGCGCGGGAGGCTGGAGGCGGTGTTGCCGGGCTACCGTGAACAGCCTTCGCCGATCCACGTGATTTGGCCGACCGCACCGCACATGCCGGCCAAGACCCGGTGCGCCATCGACGCACTGGTCGCGGCGACCCCGAGCTGCCTGGCGGGCAGTTAA
- the fecA gene encoding TonB-dependent Fe(3+) dicitrate receptor FecA — translation MPQQPTLLARTLGQLLLGASLSLTVLPAAMAADAKPYHIAPASLEAALNQFGREAGVLISFGSEVTAGMQSRGLSGNYSAAEGLQKLLEGTGLQARAEGDNAYSLQSANAPAPLELGTSSVVGDWLGDAAQTNVFEHPGARDVIRRDEFERQGATQARDVLNRIPGVNAPENNGTGSHDMALNFGIRGLNPRLASRSTVLMDGIPVPFAPYGQPQLSFAPISMGNMDAVDVVRGGGAVRYGPQNVGGVVNFVTRAIPDTPTVKGGFQTETSPSSSHDGFKTTANLLAGGTADNGLGGALLYSGTRGGDWRENSNTRIDDLILKGKYQLDEANSFNAMAQYYEGQADMPGGLNVKDYKADPYQSTRPYDKFWGRRTMFNAGYRYQEDRREFTVNTFFTTTLRNGYLDQTRFLSLSPREYWVRGLETRFAQGFDLGNTSHEVGVGYRYINEAGHEMRYTTPIAANQQIPSTSSKNDRDTRGSTEANAFFIDDRIDIGKWTITPGVRYEMIKSRQVDHINNLDNKGSYNTALPALNVLYHLTDSWNLYANTEGSFGSVQYSQMAKRVPKGEVKPEKARTWEIGTRYDDGTLRAELGAFLINFDNQYESNQTDDSVIARGQTRHQGIESSFNYALDGLSPALAGFDVYASYAYIDATIREDGPNKGNRVPFSSKHKGTLGVGYTEGRWKLNVDSSYQSSQFADNANTEQENAEGNTGRIPGYMLFSSRAAYDFGPQLSDLNVAVGVKNIFNKQYFTRSFDDNNKGKYVGEPRTVYVQTSIAF, via the coding sequence ATGCCCCAGCAACCGACGCTTCTTGCCCGCACCTTGGGCCAACTCCTACTCGGCGCCAGCCTGAGCCTGACCGTACTACCTGCTGCAATGGCCGCCGACGCCAAGCCTTACCACATCGCACCAGCGTCGCTGGAAGCCGCGTTGAATCAATTCGGTCGCGAGGCCGGCGTGCTGATTTCCTTCGGCTCCGAGGTCACGGCCGGCATGCAGAGCCGTGGTTTGAGCGGCAACTACAGCGCCGCCGAGGGCCTGCAAAAATTGCTCGAAGGCACCGGCCTGCAAGCCCGCGCCGAGGGCGACAATGCCTACAGCCTGCAGTCGGCCAATGCACCGGCACCCCTCGAACTGGGCACCTCCAGCGTGGTCGGCGACTGGCTCGGCGATGCGGCGCAAACCAATGTCTTCGAACATCCCGGCGCCCGTGACGTGATCCGCCGCGATGAATTCGAACGCCAGGGCGCAACCCAGGCCCGCGATGTGCTCAACCGCATCCCCGGCGTCAACGCCCCGGAAAACAATGGCACCGGCAGCCACGACATGGCGCTGAACTTCGGCATTCGCGGCCTCAATCCGCGCCTGGCGTCGCGCTCCACGGTGCTGATGGACGGCATCCCGGTGCCCTTCGCACCGTATGGCCAACCGCAACTGTCATTCGCGCCGATCAGCATGGGCAACATGGACGCGGTGGACGTGGTCCGCGGCGGCGGCGCCGTGCGCTACGGCCCGCAGAACGTCGGCGGGGTGGTCAACTTTGTGACCCGCGCAATCCCGGACACACCGACTGTCAAAGGCGGTTTCCAGACCGAAACCAGCCCGTCTTCGAGCCATGACGGTTTCAAGACCACCGCCAACCTGCTGGCCGGCGGCACCGCCGACAACGGCCTGGGCGGCGCGCTCCTGTACTCCGGCACCCGTGGCGGCGACTGGCGTGAAAACAGCAACACGCGCATCGATGACCTGATCCTCAAGGGCAAATACCAGCTCGACGAGGCCAACAGCTTCAACGCCATGGCGCAGTACTACGAAGGCCAGGCGGATATGCCCGGTGGCTTGAACGTCAAGGACTACAAGGCCGACCCGTATCAGTCGACCCGTCCCTACGACAAATTCTGGGGGCGCCGTACCATGTTCAACGCCGGTTACCGCTACCAGGAAGACCGCCGCGAATTCACCGTGAACACCTTCTTCACCACCACCCTGCGCAACGGCTACCTGGACCAGACCCGCTTCCTGTCCCTGTCGCCCCGCGAATACTGGGTGCGCGGCCTGGAAACCCGCTTCGCCCAAGGCTTCGACCTCGGCAACACCAGCCACGAAGTCGGCGTGGGCTATCGCTATATCAACGAAGCCGGCCACGAGATGCGCTACACCACGCCGATTGCGGCCAACCAGCAAATTCCGAGCACCAGCAGCAAGAACGACCGCGACACCCGTGGCAGTACCGAAGCCAACGCGTTCTTCATCGACGACCGGATTGATATTGGCAAGTGGACCATCACCCCGGGCGTGCGCTACGAAATGATCAAATCCCGGCAGGTCGACCACATCAACAACCTCGACAACAAAGGCAGCTACAACACCGCGCTGCCAGCGTTGAACGTGCTCTATCACCTGACCGACAGCTGGAACCTCTACGCCAACACCGAAGGCTCGTTCGGCAGCGTGCAGTACAGCCAGATGGCCAAGCGCGTGCCCAAAGGTGAAGTCAAACCGGAAAAAGCCCGCACCTGGGAAATCGGCACGCGCTACGACGACGGCACCTTGCGGGCGGAACTCGGCGCGTTCCTGATCAACTTCGACAACCAGTACGAAAGCAACCAGACCGATGACTCGGTGATCGCACGCGGCCAAACCCGCCACCAAGGCATCGAATCCAGCTTCAACTATGCCCTCGACGGTCTGAGCCCGGCGCTGGCGGGTTTTGATGTGTACGCCAGCTACGCCTACATCGACGCGACCATCCGCGAAGACGGCCCGAACAAAGGCAACCGCGTACCCTTCTCGTCCAAGCACAAAGGCACCCTGGGCGTGGGTTACACCGAAGGTCGCTGGAAACTCAATGTGGACAGCAGCTACCAGAGCAGCCAGTTCGCCGACAACGCCAATACCGAGCAGGAAAATGCTGAAGGCAATACCGGACGTATCCCTGGCTACATGCTGTTCAGCAGCCGTGCCGCGTACGACTTTGGCCCGCAACTGTCAGACTTGAACGTCGCGGTCGGTGTGAAAAACATCTTCAACAAGCAGTATTTCACCCGCTCGTTCGACGACAACAACAAGGGCAAGTACGTCGGTGAACCGCGCACGGTGTACGTGCAGACTTCCATCGCCTTCTAA